AGCGCCAGTCGCAGACGGCGAGAGGTCGCATCGCATGTGTCGAGTGGCCGATGTCATAGAGACCAGAGCGCTGTGCTGCTTGCAAAGTGACGGGTGCGGGTAGGTAGGGGCCAAATGCCACCTACTATCTGACAGGTGGCAGATTGCTACATCAGACAGACCGAGGAGTAGACCAGCATGGTTGCCGGCATTGACGACCCGGCGGTGCGAGGCCGGAGATTGCGCGCCGACCTGAGGCGGCTGCGCGACAGGGCCGGATTCACCCAACGTGACGTCGCATCGGCGATGGACTGGTCGCTGTCGAAGGTGATCCGCATCGAGAACGGCAGCGTCGGCATCTCCGCCAACGATCTCCGGGTCCTCCTCCCGTACTACGGGATCGACGACACCGCGGAGATCAACGGCTTCATCGAGGCCTCCAAGGTGGCCCGGAAGGATCCCTGGTCCGAGTTCCGCGACGTCCACAGCGCGGCCTTCCTCTCTTACCTGGGCTTCGAGAGCTCGGCGAAGCGGGTGCTGCAGTACGAGCCGGCCCTCGTGCCCGGCCTCCTGCAGACGGAGGAGTACGCCGACGCCACCATGGCCGGCGTCTACCTGTTCGAACAGAAGTCAGCCAACCGTCGGTGGGCCGCTCGCCAGCGTCGCCAGGAGCTGCACGAGAGCGCCGACCCTCCGAAGATGCACTTCATCCTCGACGAGGCAGTCATCCGTCGACATGTCGGTGGTGCGTCGGTCATGCGACGGCAACTCGAACGCCTCAAGTTCTGGGGCGAGCAGAAGCACATCCTCCTCCAGATCGTGCCGTTCAGCGCCGGTGCCCACCCCGGGATGAAGGGCCCCGTGGTGATCCTCGAGTTCGAGGACGACGACGATCTCCTGTACCTCGAGGATGCGGCCGGCTCGACGACCCGGCGTGACGATCCCGAGGAGACCGCTCCCCGCCGCGAGCTCTTCTCCAACCTCGAGGAGATCGCTCTCTCGGAGGCTCAGACCCGCGACGTCATCGATGGCGCGATCCGAGACCTCCTGAAGGCCCCCGACAGCAGGACGACGAAGAAGGCGACAACCGCGAACAAGACCTGAGCGATAGCGGCTGGGCCGGCGCGGCAACGCCGACCCAGCCGAAGGCACACTCCTGGCCCCTTTGACCGAACGAGGAATGTGACGATGGATCAATGTAGCAACACCGGGCGGCGACGTCTGCGTGACTGCGGCGCTACGGGATGTAGCGCAGAAGTCCGGCTGGAGTGACCTCCGGTGGCCGGGCGAACGAAGCTGATGATGGTCCTCAGCAGTGGCATCACGACGGCCGTGGTGCAGGCGTCGAATGCCGCATCCCGCCTCGGACCGTCGACGGCCGTGTTCCTGGGCGTCGGGCTGTTCGTCGTCGTGGCGGTCGTCGCGCTGGTGCTGTTCTCCGACAAGGCGACCGACAACCTGGTG
The DNA window shown above is from Acidimicrobiales bacterium and carries:
- a CDS encoding Scr1 family TA system antitoxin-like transcriptional regulator, whose protein sequence is MVAGIDDPAVRGRRLRADLRRLRDRAGFTQRDVASAMDWSLSKVIRIENGSVGISANDLRVLLPYYGIDDTAEINGFIEASKVARKDPWSEFRDVHSAAFLSYLGFESSAKRVLQYEPALVPGLLQTEEYADATMAGVYLFEQKSANRRWAARQRRQELHESADPPKMHFILDEAVIRRHVGGASVMRRQLERLKFWGEQKHILLQIVPFSAGAHPGMKGPVVILEFEDDDDLLYLEDAAGSTTRRDDPEETAPRRELFSNLEEIALSEAQTRDVIDGAIRDLLKAPDSRTTKKATTANKT